The following proteins are co-located in the Haloarcula rubripromontorii genome:
- a CDS encoding helix-turn-helix transcriptional regulator yields MESALEEIEFLALSSNRVGVLRLLAAGPHSRGDLAAETGASQATLGRIIADFEERSWIRRTGGEYVATATGRIVADGFIDLLDSLETEQRLRDIVQYLPTDAMDFDLQHLADATITVPSQTRPNAPVQRLLDLLRDAEEVRTFSHAFNDQAIRVVQERVTADEQRFSGVFSPGAIDALAADDRLRSRLESLRSEPNASVRVRNDGVPLAVMIADDVVHLLLRDDNGVLQASVDTTAPAVREWAIETFDTYWDSAEPLSEEWSL; encoded by the coding sequence ATGGAATCGGCGCTCGAAGAGATCGAGTTCCTCGCGCTCTCGTCGAACCGGGTCGGGGTGTTACGGCTTCTGGCAGCAGGGCCTCACTCACGCGGGGACCTCGCAGCCGAAACCGGTGCGTCACAGGCGACGCTCGGGCGTATCATCGCTGACTTCGAAGAGCGGTCGTGGATCCGCCGAACTGGGGGCGAGTACGTCGCGACGGCGACAGGCCGCATCGTCGCTGACGGGTTCATCGACCTGCTCGACAGCCTCGAAACCGAGCAGCGACTTCGCGACATCGTCCAGTATCTGCCCACCGATGCGATGGACTTCGACCTGCAACATCTGGCCGACGCGACGATAACTGTCCCGAGCCAGACGCGCCCGAACGCGCCGGTCCAGCGACTCCTTGACCTGCTGCGGGACGCTGAGGAGGTCCGGACGTTCTCACATGCGTTCAACGACCAGGCAATTCGGGTCGTTCAGGAGCGGGTCACCGCCGACGAACAGCGGTTCTCGGGCGTGTTCTCGCCCGGCGCGATAGACGCACTGGCAGCAGACGACCGGCTCAGGAGTCGGCTCGAATCGCTGCGTTCCGAACCGAACGCGTCGGTCAGGGTCCGAAACGACGGTGTGCCACTCGCGGTGATGATCGCCGACGACGTTGTGCATCTGCTGTTGCGGGACGACAACGGCGTGCTACAGGCGTCGGTCGATACGACCGCACCGGCCGTCCGCGAGTGGGCAATCGAGACGTTCGACACGTACTGGGACTCGGCCGAGCCGCTCTCGGAGGAGTGGTCGCTGTAA
- a CDS encoding DMT family transporter, giving the protein MISRRAFALAAVASVLLGGTFVGAKAGLSYLPPLLFVALRFDIAAVVLLGYVAVTRSRDELLPRTRGDVLGILSTGLFALGLTNALIFVGQQSATSAVAAIVFSLNPILTPVFAALLLSDERLSARGGLGMVIGLLGVGLVVSPDPAMLLSGGIGKLVLFAGATSAALGSVLIRWSGGGLSSTVRTAWALPVAAAFCHALSIGMGESAATAVWSPTAIAALLYVGIFAGAIAYIAYFGLLDVTGAIQANLIFYVVPVVSTLGGWALLGEAITPTAVAGFLTIFTGFVVLGSESVDIRALLPGTTDETDTVSESLGIADEPRGFESD; this is encoded by the coding sequence ATGATTTCGCGCCGAGCGTTCGCCCTCGCTGCCGTTGCCAGTGTCCTGCTTGGCGGGACCTTCGTCGGTGCGAAGGCCGGGTTGTCGTATCTCCCGCCGCTTCTGTTCGTCGCCCTGCGGTTCGATATCGCCGCTGTCGTACTCCTCGGTTACGTCGCCGTGACGCGGTCCCGGGACGAACTGCTCCCACGGACTCGCGGCGACGTGCTGGGGATTCTTTCGACGGGTCTGTTCGCGCTCGGTCTCACGAACGCGCTGATATTCGTGGGCCAGCAGTCCGCCACCAGCGCGGTTGCCGCTATCGTGTTCAGTCTCAATCCGATACTGACACCGGTGTTCGCCGCGCTCCTGCTTTCCGACGAGCGACTTTCGGCCCGCGGTGGTCTCGGCATGGTTATCGGCCTGCTCGGCGTCGGCCTCGTCGTCAGCCCCGACCCGGCGATGCTCTTGAGCGGGGGCATCGGCAAGCTCGTCCTGTTCGCTGGCGCGACCAGCGCGGCGCTGGGCAGTGTCCTCATCCGCTGGTCCGGCGGCGGCCTGTCGAGTACGGTCCGAACCGCGTGGGCGCTCCCCGTCGCCGCTGCGTTCTGTCACGCGCTGAGCATCGGTATGGGCGAATCAGCAGCCACGGCGGTCTGGTCGCCGACCGCGATTGCGGCCCTGCTGTACGTCGGTATCTTTGCCGGGGCAATCGCCTACATCGCCTACTTCGGCCTGCTCGATGTCACCGGGGCAATCCAGGCCAACCTCATCTTCTACGTGGTCCCCGTCGTGTCGACGCTCGGCGGGTGGGCCCTGCTTGGCGAGGCGATCACCCCGACCGCAGTGGCGGGCTTCCTGACGATCTTCACGGGCTTCGTGGTACTTGGCAGCGAGTCGGTCGACATCCGGGCACTGCTCCCGGGTACTACTGACGAGACTGACACCGTGTCGGAAAGTCTGGGGATTGCGGACGAGCCGCGCGGATTCGAGTCCGACTGA
- a CDS encoding uracil-DNA glycosylase family protein, with protein MKNVTARQHNPFGFDAPCEPFVPGYGDANAHFHVIGDHPGVHGGETSGIPFTDNPAGERLQRTLVEAGLLAEAGTPPTVEKTYLSYLYMCGGDPPTDADYEAQEPLFDTELRAITAHVLLPVGERATRHVFANTTAEPTDSIDMDALHGTEVLGSGWLVYPIKEPAEWTDDDEDALVNALTALLKTDYRREADLGRFLPNDDPYLVR; from the coding sequence GTGAAGAACGTCACGGCCCGCCAGCACAACCCCTTCGGCTTCGACGCCCCGTGTGAGCCGTTTGTGCCGGGGTACGGCGATGCCAATGCCCACTTCCACGTCATCGGCGACCACCCCGGCGTCCACGGTGGCGAAACGTCAGGCATCCCGTTTACCGATAATCCCGCGGGCGAACGCCTCCAGCGGACGCTCGTCGAGGCCGGACTGCTCGCCGAAGCCGGCACTCCGCCGACCGTCGAGAAGACGTACCTGTCATATCTGTATATGTGCGGCGGCGACCCGCCGACAGACGCCGACTACGAGGCCCAGGAACCGCTGTTCGACACGGAACTCCGGGCCATCACGGCCCACGTCCTCCTGCCCGTCGGCGAGCGCGCCACGCGACACGTGTTCGCGAACACAACGGCCGAGCCGACCGACTCGATCGACATGGACGCGCTGCACGGGACCGAGGTACTCGGCAGCGGCTGGCTCGTCTACCCCATCAAGGAGCCTGCGGAGTGGACCGATGACGATGAGGACGCCCTCGTCAACGCGCTGACTGCGCTGCTGAAGACCGACTACCGCCGCGAGGCGGACCTCGGGCGGTTCCTGCCGAACGACGACCCGTATCTGGTCCGGTAG